In Panicum virgatum strain AP13 chromosome 4N, P.virgatum_v5, whole genome shotgun sequence, a single window of DNA contains:
- the LOC120670349 gene encoding 60S ribosomal protein L27-3-like yields MVKFLKPGKAVILLQGRFAGRKAVIVRVFEEGTRDRPYGHCLVAGLAKYPKKVIRKDSAKKTAKKSRVKCFIKLVNFTHIMPTRYTLDVDFKDVASGGPDALSTRDKKVAACKAAKARLEERFKTGKNRWFFTKLRF; encoded by the coding sequence ATGGTGAAGTTCCTGAAGCCCGGCAAGGCCGTGATCCTCCTCCAGGGCCGGTTCGCCGGCCGCAAGGCGGTGATCGTGCGCGTGTTCGAAGAGGGTACCCGCGACCGCCCCTACGGCCACTGCCTCGTCGCCGGCCTGGCCAAGTACCCCAAGAAGGTGATCCGCAAGGACTCCGCCAAGAAGACCGCCAAGAAGTCCCGCGTCAAGTGCTTCATCAAGCTCGTCAACTTCACCCACATCATGCCCACCCGCTACACGCTCGACGTCGACTTCAAGGACGTCGCCTCGGGCGGGCCCGACGCGCTCTCTACCCGGGACAAGAAGGTCGCCGCTTGCAAGGCCGCCAAGGCGCGCCTCGAGGAGAGGTTCAAGACCGGCAAGAACAGGTGGTTCTTTACCAAGCTCCGCTTCTAG